Proteins encoded by one window of Antechinus flavipes isolate AdamAnt ecotype Samford, QLD, Australia chromosome 4, AdamAnt_v2, whole genome shotgun sequence:
- the CLIC1 gene encoding chloride intracellular channel protein 1, which yields MAEEQAQVELFVKAGSDGAKIGNCPFSQRLFMVLWLKGVTFNVTTVDTKRRTETVQKLCPGGQLPFLLYGTEVHTDTNKIEEFLEEVLSPPRYPKLAAKNPESNTAGLDVFAKFSAYIKNSNPALNANLEKGLLKALKVLDNYLTSPLPEEIDETSAEDEGVSHRKFLDGDELTLADCNLLPKLHIVQVVCKKYRGFSIPEEFRGVQRYLRNAYAREEFASTCPDAEEIELAYELVAKALQ from the exons ATGGCCGAAGAGCAGGCACAGGTTGAGTTGTTCGTCAAG GCTGGCAGTGATGGTGCCAAGATTGGGAACTGCCCCTTCTCCCAAAGACTTTTCATGGTGCTATGGCTTAAGGGTGTTACCTTCAATGTCACTACTGTAGACACCAAAAG GAGAACAGAGACAGTACAGAAGTTGTGTCCTGGAGGTCAGCTTCCATTCTTACTGTATGGCACTGAAGTACACACAGACACTAACAAAATTGAAGAGTTTCTGGAGGAGGTGCTGAGTCCCCCTAG GTACCCCAAGTTGGCAGCTAAGAACCCAGAATCCAACACAGCTGGCCTAGATGTCTTTGCCAAATTTTCTGCCTACATCAAAAATTCAAACCCAGCACTCAATGCCA ACTTAGAGAAAGGGCTGTTGAAAGCGTTGAAGGTTCTGGACAATTATCTGACATCACCACTTCCAGAGGAGATTGATGAGACAAGTGCAGAAGATGAAGGTGTCTCCCACAGAAAGTTTCTAGATGGTGATGAGCTCACATTGGCTGATTGCAATCTACTGCCCAAACTCCATATTGTACAG GTTGTATGTAAGAAATATCGGGGATTTTCTATTCCAGAAGAGTTTCGAGGGGTGCAAAGATACCTGCGTAATGCATATGCCAGAGAAGAATTTGCCTCTACCTGTCCAGATGCTGAGGAGATAGAGCTGGCTTATGAGCTAGTAGCCAAAGCCCTACAATAG
- the MSH5 gene encoding mutS protein homolog 5 translates to MAFLGAQTSAILQDQGAEAPTLLCPSVLVQDGEGEEEEQTETYLCVLWHSGCLGLAYYDSADSTIYFLPDTPDCDHLKLLQRVVDEIHPRSIITSAKQDENMARFLGGLVSPEHKELGSPETVLLPRVDFGLEISKQRILSGNFSFIPESLTCTEKILFLSSIIPFDCPLMIQALGGLLKFLNRRRVSVELEDGSVNVPILGFKKFVLADLVSIDQDTYSVLQIFKSETHPSVYKVASGLKEGLSLFGILNRCRSKRGEKLLRLWLMRPTQDLEELNSRLDVIQFFLLPQNQEMARTLHGLLSHIKNVPLILKRMLLSQTKVSDWKILYETVYSALGLRDTCRSLPQSTQLFRDIAQEFSDDLCHIACLINKVVDFEGSIAENRFTVRPNIDPDIDEKKRRLMGLPSFLTEVARKELETLDSRIPSCCVLYIPLIGFLLSIPRLPFMVDRSDFEIVGLDFMFLSDEKLHYRSTRTKELDSILGDLHCEIRDGETLLMYQLQCQVLSRGAMLNRVIDLASRLDVLLALAGAARDYGYSRPQYSSKIPGVRIQDGRHPLMELCSHTFVPNSAESGGDRGRIKIITGPNSSGKSIYLKQIGLITFMALVGSFVPAGKAEVGAVDAIFTRIHNFESVSLGLSTFMIDLNQVAKAVNNATERSLVLIDEFGKGTNTVDGLALLASVLRHWVYQGPNCPQIFVATNFVSLIQLQPPGSLVEYLTMETCRDGNDLIFLYQVREGIANASHASYTAAQAGLPAKLITRGLEVSELIQKGKPIKPDKGLLKDNQIENCQALVDKFLKLDLEDPELDLSNFMIQQVLPTASSIL, encoded by the exons ATGGCTTTCTTGGGAGCCCAAACCAGTGCCATCCTCCAAGATCAGGGAGCAGAAGCGCCTACTCTCCTCTGCCCTTCAGTTCTAGTGCAGGATGGAGAGGGCGAAGAGGAAGAACAAACAGAG ACTTACTTGTGTGTGCTGTGGCATTCTGGATGCCTGGGCTTAGCCTACTATGACAGTGCTGACTCCACCATCTATTTCTTGCCAGACACCCCTGACTGTGATCACCTTAAACTTCTCCAGAGAG TTGTGGATGAAATCCACCCAAGATCCATCATCACAAGTGCCAAGCAGGATGAGAACATGGCTCGTTTTCTAGGGGGCCTGG TCTCACCTGAGCACAAGGAACTGGGGAGCCCTGAAACTGTATTGTTGCCCCGTGTGGATTTTG GTCTAGAAATCAGCAAACAGCGCATCCTCTCTGGTAACTTTTCCTTCATCCCAGAATCCTTGACATGTACTGAGAaaatcctcttcctctcttccatcATCCCATTCGATTGTCCTCTCATG ATACAAGCTCTAGGAGGATTGCTCAAGTTTCTGAATCGGAGAAGAGTCAGCGTGGAACTGGAAGACGGTAGTGTCAATGTCCCAATTCTAGGCTTCAAGAAATTTGTCTT AGCAGATCTCGTGAGCATAGACCAGGATACTTATAG TGTCCTGCAAATATTTAAGAGTGAGACCCATCCATCGGTGTACAAAGTGGCCAGTGGACTGAAGGAGGGGCTCAGCCTGTTTG GAATTCTCAACCGTTGCAGATCCAAGAGGGGCGAAAAACTGCTCAG GCTGTGGTTGATGCGGCCAACTCAAGACTTGGAGGAACTGAATTCCCGTCTAGATGTTATCCAGTTTTTCCTGCTGCCTCAAAACCAAGAGATGGCACGGACTCTGCACGGACTTCTGAGCCACATCAAGAATGTACCT CTTATCCTGAAACGTATGCTCCTGTCACAGACAAAGGTTAGCGACTGGAAAATTCTCTATGAG ACAGTGTATAGTGCTCTGGGCCTTCGAGATACTTGTCGATCTCTGCCTCAGTCCACCCAGCTTTTCCGGGATATCGCTCAAGAATTTTCTGATGACCTCTGCCACATTGCCTGCCTCATTAACAAAGTG GTGGACTTTGAGGGCAGCATTGCTGAAAATAGATTCACTGTCCGACCCAACATTGATCCAGATATTGATGAGA aGAAACGGAGGCTGATGGGACTTCCCAGTTTCCTCACAGAGGTTGCCCGAAAAGAGCTGGAGACTCTGGATAGCCGGATTCCTTCATGCTGTGTTCTCTACATCCCTTTG ATTGGcttccttctctctattcccCGCCTGCCCTTTATGGTAGATCGAAGTGACTTTGAGATTGTGGGTCTAGATTTCATG TTTTTGTCTGACGAGAAGCTACATTATCGAAGTACCCGAACCAAGGAATTGGACTCTATCCTGGGGGACCTTCATTGTGAGATTAGAG ATGGAGAGACACTACTCATGTACCAGCTGCAGTGCCAGGTGCTATCCAGGGGGGCAATGTTGAACCGCGTGATAGATCTTGCTTCCCGACTAGATGTCCTACTGGCTCTTGCTGGGGCTGCCCGGGACTATGGCTATTCACGACCCCAGTATTCCTCTAAAATTCCTGGGGTGAGAATACAAGATGGCAG ACATCCACTGATGGAGTTGTGTTCCCATACCTTTGTACCAAACTCTGCTGAGAGTGGTGGAGACAGAGGAAGGATCAAAATCATCACAGGCCCCAACTCATCAGGAAAAAGCATCTACCTTAAACAG ATAGGTCTGATTACCTTCATGGCTCTAGTAGGGAGCTTTGTGCCAGCAGGCAAGGCAGAAGTTGGAGCAGTAGATGCCATTTTCACTCGAATCCACAATTTTGAGTCAGTCTCCCTTGGTCTCTCCACATTCATGATTGATCTAAACCAG GTAGCAAAAGCTGTGAACAATGCCACTGAGAGGTCCCTGGTCCTCATTGATGAGTTTGGGAAGGGAACTAACACG GTAGATGGACTGGCACTTTTAGCCTCTGTACTCAGACACTGGGTGTACCAAGGACCCAACTGCCCCCAGATCTTTGTTGCCACCAACTTTGTGAGCCTCATTCAGCTGCAGCCTCCTGGATCCCTTGTGGAGTATCTG ACCATGGAGACCTGCAGGGATGGAAATGACCTCATCTTCTTATATCAGGTCCGAGAAGGTATTGCAAATGCCAGTCATGCCTCTTACACAGCAGCCCAAGCTGGACTCCCAGCTAAACTCATTACTCGTGGATTAGAG gtctcaGAGTTGATCCAAAAAGGAAAACCTATTAAGCCTGATAAAGGACTTTTAAAGGACAATCAGATAGAAAA TTGCCAGGCCTTGGTGGATAAGTTCCTGAAACTGGATTTAGAAGATCCCGAATTGGACTTGAGCAATTTCATGATTCAACAAGTTCTACCTACGGCTTCCTCTATTCTCTGA
- the SAPCD1 gene encoding suppressor APC domain-containing protein 1 isoform X1, whose translation MRSKARAVWREGGWLAGGMCPLVGGAMPWAACVYWSLTSRNQGYGESEAWRVQDLWANFLYCLVTATGDQLPGSWSTDLLPLGELQGMRAIEREQDALWQGLELLEKSQAWYRASLKEAQRWQLHLGNLGENFHSEPRASLLAQIQKMNNCLKSLAQEKVLIKPQEHKLAAQPEEAIPLGQMRRQRGPTLV comes from the exons atgagaagCAAAGCGAGGGCTGTGTGGAGGGAGGGTGGCTGGCTGGCTGGAGGGATGTGTCCTCTGGTGGGTGGGGCTATGCCCTGGGCTGCATGTGTGTATTGGTCTCTGACCTCCAGAAACCAAGGCTATGGGGAGTCAGAAGCTTGGAGGGTCCAGGATCTCTGGGCAAACTTCTTATACTGTCTTGTTACTGCCACTGGAGACCAATTGCCAGGATCCTGGAGCACTGACCTTCTTCCTTTGGGTGAG CTCCAAGGGATGCGTGCCATAGAGAGAGAGCAGGATGCCCTGTGGCAGGGGCTGGAGCTATTGGAAAAGAGCCAAGCTTGGTATAGAGCGAGTCTAAAGGAGGCTCAGAGATGGCAGCTGCATCTGGGAAATCTTGGTGAG AATTTCCATTCAGAGCCCAGGGCCTCCCTCCTGGCCCAAATTCAGAAAATGAACAACTGCCTGAAGAGTCTGGCACAGGAGAAG gtGTTGATAAAACCACAAGAACACAAGCTGGCCGCCCAGCCTGAAGAAGCTATTCCACTGGGCCAGATGAGAAGGCAGAGGGGTCCTACCCTAGTCTAA
- the SAPCD1 gene encoding suppressor APC domain-containing protein 1 isoform X2, translating into MGSQKLGGSRISGQTSYTVLLLPLETNCQDPGALTFFLWLQGMRAIEREQDALWQGLELLEKSQAWYRASLKEAQRWQLHLGNLGENFHSEPRASLLAQIQKMNNCLKSLAQEKVLIKPQEHKLAAQPEEAIPLGQMRRQRGPTLV; encoded by the exons ATGGGGAGTCAGAAGCTTGGAGGGTCCAGGATCTCTGGGCAAACTTCTTATACTGTCTTGTTACTGCCACTGGAGACCAATTGCCAGGATCCTGGAGCACTGACCTTCTTCCTTTGG CTCCAAGGGATGCGTGCCATAGAGAGAGAGCAGGATGCCCTGTGGCAGGGGCTGGAGCTATTGGAAAAGAGCCAAGCTTGGTATAGAGCGAGTCTAAAGGAGGCTCAGAGATGGCAGCTGCATCTGGGAAATCTTGGTGAG AATTTCCATTCAGAGCCCAGGGCCTCCCTCCTGGCCCAAATTCAGAAAATGAACAACTGCCTGAAGAGTCTGGCACAGGAGAAG gtGTTGATAAAACCACAAGAACACAAGCTGGCCGCCCAGCCTGAAGAAGCTATTCCACTGGGCCAGATGAGAAGGCAGAGGGGTCCTACCCTAGTCTAA
- the VWA7 gene encoding von Willebrand factor A domain-containing protein 7: MSPPSHSYLGSLLLLITWLFPASGFFPNIWSLVAAPSSITHQDLTEEAVLNVTLQLFLERPPSGRKPLHLEDFQGRTLLADDLFGAYFGLGTPTRHFRAALGEVARANAAQDFLSATKHNPELHFDAERLVGSRARLLGSLQEALSAARALEYALARQHLGAMLHTLQDFYSHSNWVELGKQQPHPDLLWPGRKLKNLAQVGDQMCSDCEELSCPGNLLDSIFLTSGYFGAEPPKPPGKCSHGGHFDQSSHDIPRGGINKDSTSPTFSPHHALHPQAAQLAFQASIQALNLLRDRLGDSGFSRFLQISPASGLSFVLDTTGSMREEIHAAKMQARKIIDQHRGGPMEPTHYILVPFHDPGFGPVLKTSDPDAFWKHLNEIHALGGGDEPEMCLSALELALLHTPQFSDIFVFTDASPKDVYLTRRIEALSQKQHCKVTFLVTEDPSRRIRREVLFPKRFKPYEAIAMASGGEVIFTKDKHIQNVASVMGESMMDMVNLALVPPVLPCKGPLVFHVDKLLHGVIIHLHGEISTFRISDPTGISQDIYQDQGPLGHIQCFGQFWTVNLKDPPQVGAWMIAITAQGTPVVRVKAKTSLDFLFSFGIPIENGPHPGLYPLSQPVTGLHTLLLVEVMGLVSDILEMNHFYIILRGSSEGEELGHVALETTGIPKRGLFTALLDPKLLLIQRPFFLELIGQDDRGSSLQRVASQPCIVVPVLLELSGPSNPLSPGHQALLSLRISSFSGPWDLIITASVRPSFPFTCNLSRVHLEKNESVWGQIWFQVPGSATLDSLVTVIVTAETMSNDSSPPAHAFLQLFVQSFSQQEQLDDPGPSSRPSHNIARPELYTSTLKPQRDGAEGTIRAEPWWRLLLMLSIATW; this comes from the exons ATGAGCCCTCCGTCTCACTCCTACCTGGGCTCCCTACTCCTGCTGATAACATGGCTTTTCCCAGCATCTGGCTTCTTTCCCAATATCTGGAGCCTGGTAGCTGCCCCCAGTTCCATCACCCATCAGGACCTGACAGAGGAAGCTGTTCTTAATGTTACTTTACAGCTCTTCCTGGAACGGCCACCCTCTGGCAGGAAGCCGCTCCACCTAGAAGACTTCCAG gGCCGAACCCTGCTGGCTGATGACCTCTTTGGTGCTTACTTTGGGCTTGGGACCCCAACCCGCCACTTCAGAGCAGCCCTTGGTGAGGTGGCTCGTGCCAATGCAGCCCAGGACTTCCTTTCAGCAACCAAGCATAACCCTGAGCTTCACTTTGATGCAGAACGGCTAGTTGGGAGTCGGGCCCGCCTTTTGGGGAGCCTTCAGGAAGCCCTCAGTGCTGCTCGAGCCCTGGAATACGCTTTGGCTCGCCAACACCTGGGAGCCATGCTACACACTTTACAG GATTTCTACAGCCACAGCAACTGGGTAGAGCTGGGAAAGCAGCAGCCCCACCCTGATCTTCTGTGGCCAGGAAGGAAGCTCAAGAACTTGGCACAGG TTGGGGACCAGATGTGCTCTGACTGTGAAGAGCTGAGCTGCCCTGGAAATTTGCTGGACTCCATATTCCTTACCTCTGGCTATTTTGGGGCAGAGCCTCCCAAACCTCCAG GGAAATGTAGCCATGGCGGCCATTTTGACCAGAGCAGCCATGATATTCCCCGAGGGGGCATCAACAAGGACAGCACATCTCCAACGTTCTCACCACACCATGCTTTGCATCCTCAAGCTGCCCAGCTTGCTTTTCAGGCCTCAATTCAAGCCCTAAATCTCCTCCGAGACCGTTTAGGGGATTCAGGATTTTCCAG GTTCCTGCAAATCTCTCCAGCCTCAGGCCTGAGTTTTGTCCTGGACACTACAGGCAGTATGAGGGAAGAAATTCACGCAGCCAAAATGCAGGCTCGGAAGATCATTGATCAACATCGTGGTGGTCCTATGGAGCCTACCCACTACATTCTTGTGCCTTTCCATGATCCTG gaTTTGGACCTGTCCTTAAGACCAGTGACCCTGATGCTTTCTGGAAACATCTTAATGAGATCCATGCATTGGGGGGTGGAGATGAGCCTGAGATGTGTCTGTCAGCCCTGGAG CTGGCCCTGCTCCATACACCCCAGTTCTCAGATATCTTTGTCTTCACTGATGCTTCCCCCAAGGATGTTTATCTCACTAGGCGTATAGAGGCCCTGAGCCAGAAGCAGCACTGCAAG GTGACATTCTTGGTGACAGAGGACCCATCAAGGCGGATTAGAAGGGAGGTCCTTTTCCCAAAACGGTTTAAGCCATATGAGGCAATAGCCATGGCTTCAGGAGGAGAAGTCATTTTTACCAAGGATAAGCATATTCAGAATGTGGCAAGTGTGATGGGGGAAAGCATGATGGATATG GTGAACTTAGCCCTTGTGCCTCCTGTCCTACCCTGTAAGGGACCTCTCGTATTCCATGTGGACAAGCTACTCCATGGAGTCATCATCCATCTCCATGGAGAGATAAGCACCTTCAGGATCTCAGACCCCACAG GTATTTCTCAGGATATATATCAGGATCAGGGGCCTCTGGGTCATATTCAGTGTTTTGGTCAGTTTTGGACAGTCAATCTAAAAGACCCTCCTCAGGTTGGGGCCTGGATGATAGCCATCACAGCACAGGGGACACCTGTAGTAAGAGTGAAAG CTAAGACTTCCCtggatttcctcttctcttttgggATTCCTATTGAGAATGGACCCCATCCTGGCCTTTATCCTCTAAGCCAACCAGTTACag GTCTCCACACTCTGCTTCTAGTTGAAGTGATGGGATTGGTTTCTGACATTCTTGAGATGAAtcatttttacattatccttcGGGGCAGCTCAGAGGGTGAAGAGTTGGGCCATGTGGCCTTGGAAACCACTGGAATCCCCAAACGGGGACTTTTCACTGCCCTCCTGGACCCCAAGCTTCTCCTCATCCAAAGACCTTTCTTCCTGGAATTGATTGGCCAGGATGATAGGGGATCCAGTCTTCAGAGAGTAGCCTCTCAGCCTTGTATTGTGGTTCCTGTCCTTCTTGAG cTCAGTGGTCCTTCTAATCCTCTTAGCCCTGGCCACCAAGCTCTGCTCAGCCTCCGAATCTCTAGCTTCTCAGGACCCTGGGATCTCATCATTACAGCGTCTGTCAGGCCCAGCTTTCCCTTCACCTGCAACCTCTCTAG GGTTCATCTGGAGAAGAATGAATCAGTCTGGGGGCAAATCTGGTTCCAGGTTCCAGGCTCAGCCACACTGGATTCATTAGTGACAGTGATAGTGACAGCAGAAACCATGTCCAATGACTCTTCCCCCCCTGCACATGCTTTTCTTCAGCTCTTTGTGCAGTCTTTCTCCCAACAG gaGCAGCTGGATGATCCTGGCCCCTCCTCAAGACCGAGTCACAATATAGCTAGGCCAGAGCTGTACACTTCTACTCTGAAGCCACAAAGGGATGGGGCTGAGGGTACCATTAGAGCTGAGCCTTGGTGGAGGTTGCTGCTGATGCTTAGCATAGCAACCTGGTGA